CCTCGTCGCGTTCCTCTCGACGCTCAACCAGTTCCGCCCGCTGCTCGGCGAGCGCGGCCTTCTCCCCGCACCGGCACTGCTGGAGTGGGTGGCCGCCTCCGACTCCCGCCGGCGGATGCTGCATCCGACGCTGTTCCGCCGCATCCGTTACACCGACCGTCGCCTCGTCGCTCTGTGCTGGTGCGGCATCGCCGTGGCCGCGCTGCTCGTCGTCGGCCTTCCGCAGCTCGCCCCGCCGTGGGTGCCCATGATCTGCTTCCTCGCGTTGTGGCTCGGGTACATGTCGATCGTCAGCATCGGGCAGACGTTCTACTCCTTCGGGTGGGAGACGCTGCTGCTCGAATGCGGCTTCCTGGCGGCCTTCCTCGGCTCACGCGACCAGCCGCCGCCGACCGTCGTGATCGTGCTGTTCTGGTGGCTGCTGTTCCGGCTGGAGTTCGGCGCTGGCATGATCAAGATCCGCGGAGGCCGCGAATGGCGCGACCTCACGGCGCTCATGTACCACCACGAGACACAGCCGATGCCCGGTCCGCTCAGCCGTCAGGCCCACCTGCTGCCGAGGTGGTTCCATCGCGGGGAGGTGCTCGGCAATCACTTCGCGCAGCTGGTCGTGCCGTTCTTCCTCTTCGCGCCGATCCTGTCGCTGTGGGTGCCCGGCCCTGTGCCGCAGATCGTGGGGACCGTCGCCGCGGCGATCGTGATCGCGACGCAGGCCTGGCTCGTGCTCACCGGCAACTTCGCGTGGCTCAACTGGGCGACCATCGTCATCGCGTTCTCGGCGGTCTCGATTCCTGGCGTCGGGGCACCGTCCGACCGCGGCGCCGACTGGCCCGGCATCCCGCTGTACTGGTTCGTCATCACGTGCGCCGTCGGCCTGCTCTACGTCGTGCTCAGCTGGCCCGCGCTGCGCAACCTCTTCGCCCGGCGCCAGCTCATGAATGCCAGCTTCAACCGGTGGCAGCTCGCGAACGCCTACGGCGCCTTCGGCACCGTCACGAAGGAGCGCATCGAGTACGTGGTCGAGGGCTCGCCCGATGACAACGGCTCCGAGTGGCGCGAGTACGAGTTCAAGGGCAAGCCCGGCGACGTGCACCGCATCCCCCGCCAGTTCGCGCCGTACCACCTGCGACTCGACTGGCTGATGTGGTTCCTCCCGCTGGGGCGATCGCTCGACGACTGGTTCACGGCGTTCCTCGTGCGGCTGCTCGAAGCGGATGCTCCGACGCTGGCGCTGCTGCGCGTCGACCCCTTCCACGGAGAGCAGCCGCGCATGGTGCGCGTCGTGTCGTATCGGTATCGATTCGCGACACGCGCCGAGCGCAGAGCGGACGGGGTCAGATGGGTGCGCACGGGCCGACGCGTGATCCTCGGGCCCGTGGGACTGCGGTGACGCGGGTGATCGTCCCCTCCTCGTCCGAGCGCGGCGAAACGCCCCGGCCGGGGAGAGCCCGGACGGAGCGTTCCGTCTCACTCGGTGCGATCACCGGATCCGCTTGCGGTACGAGAGCATCGCCAGCATGTAAGCCACCACGAGGATGCCGACGCACCACGCCAGCGCCACCCAGATGTCGGAGCCGACCGGCTGCTCGGCGAACAGCGCCTGGATCGTGTTGACGATCGAGGTCACCGGCTGGTTCTCGGCGAACCACCGCACCGGGCCCGGCATGGTGTCGGTCGGCACGAACGCCGAGCTGATGAACGGCAGGAAGATGAGCGGGTACGAGAACGCGCTCGCTCCGTCGACGGTCTTCGCGCTGAGCCCCGCGATGATCGCCAGCCACGTGAGCGCCAGCGTGAACAGCAGCAGGATGCCGATGGCGCCAAGCCACGCCAGCACGCCTGCGCCGGTGCGGAACCCCATGAGGAATCCCACCGCGAAGATGATCGCCAGCGTGATCGCGTTCGCGACGAGCGACGTGATCACGTGCGCCCACAGCACGCTCGACCGCGCGATCGGCATGGAGTGGAACCGCTCGAAGATGCCGCTCTGCAAGTCGGTGAACAGCCGGAACGCCGTGTAGGCGATCCCCGACGCGATCGCGATGAGCAGGATGCCGGGGAGCAGGTAGTTGACGTAGTTCTCCGCGCCCGTGCTCTGACGCAGTGCGCCGCCGAACACGTACACGAACAGCAGCATCAGGGCGATCGGGGTGACCGCGGTCGTGATGATGGTGTCCGCGCTGCGGAAGATGTGCCGCAGGGAGCGGCCGGTGAGTGTCGCCGTGTCGGCGATGACGTGCGTGGTCATGCTGCGCGCTCCTTCTGGGTTTCAGGGTCGGAACCGGGTCCGACGAGGGTGAGGAAGATCTCTTCCAGGCTCGGCTGCTTCTCGACGTACTCGACCTTCGCCGCCGGCAGCAGCGCCTTGAGCTCGGCGAGCGTGCCGTCGGCGATGATGCGGCCCTGGTGCAGGATCGCGATGCGGTCGGCAAGCTGCTCGGCCTCGTCGAGGTACTGAGTGGTGAGCAGCACCGTGGTGCCGGAGCTCGCCAGCTGCTTCACGACCTCCCACACCTCGATGCGCGCCTCGGGGTCGAGGCCCGTCGTCGGCTCGTCGAGGTAGATGACCTCGGGGTCGCCGACCAGGCTCATCGCGATGTCGAGCCGGCGCCGCATGCCGCCGGAGTACGTGCCGGCCTTGCGGCCACCGGCATCCGTGAGCCGGAAGGTCGCGAGCAGCCGGTCGGCGATCGCGCCGGGGTCGGGCAGATGCCGCAGCTTCGCCACGAGCACGAGGTTCTCGCGCCCGGTGAGCACCTCGTCGACCGCGGCGAACTGGCCGGTGAGGCTAATCGACTCGCGCACCTTCAGCGGGTCGGCTGTGACATCGTGCCCCTGCACCGACGCCGTACCGGCATCCGGTGTGAGCAGCGTCGACAGGATGCGCACCATGGTGGTCTTGCCGGCGCCGTTCGAGCCGAGCAGGGCGAAGATCGAGCCCTTCTCGACCTCGAAGTCGACGCCGCGCAGCACGTGCAGGTCCTTGTAGGACTTCTCGATGCCGCGCACCGAGATGGCGGGGGTGGTCATGGTCGTCCTTCCTTTCCGATGGCCTCGTCGACGGCTGCGATGAGCTTCGTGCGCTCCTTGTCGATCCAGCGCTTGCCGCCGTACGACTCGGCGAAGGTCTCGGTGAACTCCACGGGGTCGTCGCCGACGATGGCGCCGACGGGGGTGCCGTCGATCGCGGCGCGCTCCCACAGGTCGGCGAGGTCGGTGAACATCTGCACGAGGGTGTCGCCGTCGGTGAC
This Microbacterium sp. XT11 DNA region includes the following protein-coding sequences:
- a CDS encoding ABC transporter ATP-binding protein, whose product is MTTPAISVRGIEKSYKDLHVLRGVDFEVEKGSIFALLGSNGAGKTTMVRILSTLLTPDAGTASVQGHDVTADPLKVRESISLTGQFAAVDEVLTGRENLVLVAKLRHLPDPGAIADRLLATFRLTDAGGRKAGTYSGGMRRRLDIAMSLVGDPEVIYLDEPTTGLDPEARIEVWEVVKQLASSGTTVLLTTQYLDEAEQLADRIAILHQGRIIADGTLAELKALLPAAKVEYVEKQPSLEEIFLTLVGPGSDPETQKERAA
- a CDS encoding DUF1048 domain-containing protein: MAAKWIEMITGPLDQKKQYREAKKRIEALPEPYRGVATAQHRYYLVYGGVTDGDTLVQMFTDLADLWERAAIDGTPVGAIVGDDPVEFTETFAESYGGKRWIDKERTKLIAAVDEAIGKEGRP
- a CDS encoding lipase maturation factor family protein; its protein translation is MDGFAAVDFGFAREALQRGIAALYLVAFLSTLNQFRPLLGERGLLPAPALLEWVAASDSRRRMLHPTLFRRIRYTDRRLVALCWCGIAVAALLVVGLPQLAPPWVPMICFLALWLGYMSIVSIGQTFYSFGWETLLLECGFLAAFLGSRDQPPPTVVIVLFWWLLFRLEFGAGMIKIRGGREWRDLTALMYHHETQPMPGPLSRQAHLLPRWFHRGEVLGNHFAQLVVPFFLFAPILSLWVPGPVPQIVGTVAAAIVIATQAWLVLTGNFAWLNWATIVIAFSAVSIPGVGAPSDRGADWPGIPLYWFVITCAVGLLYVVLSWPALRNLFARRQLMNASFNRWQLANAYGAFGTVTKERIEYVVEGSPDDNGSEWREYEFKGKPGDVHRIPRQFAPYHLRLDWLMWFLPLGRSLDDWFTAFLVRLLEADAPTLALLRVDPFHGEQPRMVRVVSYRYRFATRAERRADGVRWVRTGRRVILGPVGLR
- a CDS encoding ABC transporter permease, with protein sequence MTTHVIADTATLTGRSLRHIFRSADTIITTAVTPIALMLLFVYVFGGALRQSTGAENYVNYLLPGILLIAIASGIAYTAFRLFTDLQSGIFERFHSMPIARSSVLWAHVITSLVANAITLAIIFAVGFLMGFRTGAGVLAWLGAIGILLLFTLALTWLAIIAGLSAKTVDGASAFSYPLIFLPFISSAFVPTDTMPGPVRWFAENQPVTSIVNTIQALFAEQPVGSDIWVALAWCVGILVVAYMLAMLSYRKRIR